A window of Fusarium falciforme chromosome 1, complete sequence genomic DNA:
TGCCTGTCCAACAGCGACTCTCTTCATAAGATCACGAAGTTCAGCATCCCCTGATGCTTTTTGCGCAAGCAAAGCAATGACAGGGTCGTTGGCGGATGGTTTTGCTGCGGGTGCCGCAGGGGGGGGAGCTGGCGTCACTGGTTTCGCGAGGCCGGCTGTAGGCGTTGTATGTATGCTCGTGGCTGGTCGAGGGGCTGGTGACATGGAAGGGGCAGCCATTGGGCCAGGAGGTGGCCTCGTCGCTGGGATCGGGGCCGAAGCTGCCGGTAGCGCAGCGCCAGGAGGGATGGTagttggtggtggaggatTTGAGGGTGCACGAGCGATTGGAGGTGGTGTTGGGGATGGTGCCACAGGCACTCCTGCTGGTTGAGGCCTTGACTGGAGATTTGGGCTCGGTAAGGGGGTCATATTGTTCCCCGGAGGAGCTGTTCCTGGCTGTCCAGCCTTCGGAGTAGGCTGCTCCTGGGGAACTCGAGGAAGCGGCTGTGGTGGTTGCGCTGGACTATGAGATGGACCCGGGGCCGGGCTGTGGTGTGGAGGCTTTGCTATTGTCGCCGTACTTTGAGTCGGAGTGCCAGCTCCTGAGGCTGGCGATTGAGGCGGGGGCATTATGCCATTCGGAGGGCCATACTGAATAATGGGACGGTTTTGCTGAATCGGCTGGGGCTTTGGCTTAGGATCCTTGACGACATACATGGTAGCTTCGATAATGTGCGGTTCAATCGTGATCGTGACGGTGCCGACCTTTGACATGGTCTCCTTGGGCGGATTCTTGGGGTCTTCGTTGATGACGCCCTTGCGCTTGTGCGGTTTTGTCCAATATTTGGCAAAAAGACCATCGCTGATCCATTTTTGGCGAGATCGTGAAAGGGACTCGGCAAGGACGCCGCTTCAGAGACGCGTCTGTCAGGACCAAGATTCCACGGTTTGGATTCGATTCGACTTACCTTTCGCCGACCGACTGGTAGTCCTTAGATGACAAGTCTTCCGGCTGCGCGACTTCAACTGTGGGGAGCGGCTTGCCTGCCTGGATCGACTTGGGCAAAGGAGGCGGGGGAGGCTCTTCTGGctctggagctggaggaggcgcGGGGGGAGCAGGCGTCGCGGAGCGTTCTCTCGGTGTGACATTGCGCTTTTTGGCAGCGTGATCGCCTCGAGCAGCGGCCCGGGCGGGCAGCTTGCGCTTCCGTTCCATGAAGTAGCTCTTGTAGCAGAAAAGACTACAGAGGACGCAACTGAAATCACACTGCGAGAGGGAAGCAAATCATTATAAGAAGGCCATACAAGGCGCGTCGGCAGTTGAAAGCAGAAAAGGAGCTCGCTATTGACGAGGTCGACGAGCACAAAAAGAGCCCGGAGCTAGGTCCAAAGCTGAGGCTGGGTATGGAGGGAATACCAAGCCAACATGGGAGGTGGAAGACGGAGgatggaagatggagatggggatTGGAAAGAGGAAAGCGGTAGCAGggacaccagcaccagcgccCACGGCCAGCAACCCGAGGCCCAGTGCTCTCCTACAGCATGGAGAGACAAACAGGGGTTCTTATTGGCTGGCAGCGCTGGAAAAAAGGCGGAGGGACCGCTAGCGTGCTGTGCTTGCTGAGCCTCTGATACCTCAGCGGGATTAGACCTAAGCTCCCGTGCCGCGTCTTCAGGGCCTGGGCAGTTTTCCCGAACCAAGCGCTGCAAATGTGATCAATCCATccgggatggatgggaatCATTCAGTGCCAAATCAGCTTCATGCATCAGGGCGCGTCCAGCCCAGCTTTCCCCAGCAACAACCTGGTCAGCGTGCAGAAGGCCCCCGCTAAACCTAAAGAGGCATTCTGCTCATGCCGTGACCAACTGGGCTATCAACAGCCTTCATATCAAGCTACGAGGCCAACGATTCGCCCGGTGAAATTGGCTTCGTGTCCAGACTCGGGCGCAAGAGTTCCAGCGATGCCCAAGTCTCGGTGACGTTTCTCCGCACGTGTAGGCGGCCGGCCAGTGGAGGTGGTCTTTGGTCAGATTCGAGGCTCAATTGGCTTGCTGTCGATTGGCGGCTCTGGTGGCCCCACTTCACACTTCACTTCAGGCGTGTTACAGCCGCATCGCTGACTGTGCAGCGGGTAAGACGCGCCTGCGCCTGTAGTACATCGGCCGCGGTGGCTTTCTCTCGTAATTGCAGGTACCTTCGATCACCGCGCTGTCGCCTTAGCGCGGATGCAGCAACGTCTGCTTTAACCTCAGGCCTCGGATTCAGACCCCGAGCATGACTTTGCACCTCCATATAGTCATGACATTTTCATTTCTGGCGTTTTGACGTATTCCTCTTTCCTGATAGACTTTTTAGAACTTTTCTCGAATTGTCTAGACCAGCCATGTCAATCCCCCTTCATCCCGCGCTGCGGACAGCCATCTGGGCGGTCGCGGCACCTCTGGGCCTGTACTGCATCTTCCTTGGCCTGGGCATGACTCCTTTCTTTCAGAGACAGTACGGCCAGCTTTCTAATCACAATGTGCACCGCAATCAATCTCTAACGCGGAAAATAGCTTTCTGTACGCTCACAAAATCAACACCCTCCTGTGGACAGACGTCAACAAGCCACAGCAATGGGGTTTTGCTCGTGCGTCTCCCCTGCAATCTTCCGTGACACTCACATTGCCTCACACGCCACGCATCAGGAAATCAGGTGACTCCATTTTCGCTCAAGACGCCTGATGGGGAATCCATCTATGCTTGGCACATCCTTCCGTTGCCTCTATACCTACAGAATGAGGCTTCAATAGAGTCGCAGAACCCGGGCTTCTCGGAAGACTTTACCAAGACCGAGTCGTTTCGCCTCCTCAAAGAAGATCCCGAGTCACGATTGGTGTTGTACTGTGAGTCGATCTGCGCTGGTTCACTTGCACACACTGGGTAGGACTAACATTTACACCAGTCCACGGGGTGAGTGATGCAGGTGACAAAGCAGGCATCAACTAACAAAGGCAGAATGCTGGCCACATTGCGCAAGCCATCCGGCCTGATAGCTACCACTCTCTAACTGACACCTCGTCCTACCATGTCATTGCTATTGACTATCGAGGCTTTGGCCACTCCACCGGCGTTCCGTCCGAGGCAGGTGTCATTCAAGATGCTTCAACGCTTGTTGAATGGGCCATCAATGTCGCGGGGATTCCCTCCAGTCGCATCCAGCTCCTGGGTCAAAGCTTAGGTACGGCAGTTGTCAGCGGCGTCGCCGAGAAGTATGCTCTTCAGGGCGTCGAGTTTGCCGGCATTACACTTGTTGCCGGGTTCAGCGATCTGGCAAATCTACTCGTGGGTTACCGCATTGCCGGCATCTTTCCCGTTCTCGCGCCCTTCCGTGTCTGGCCCTGGCTAGTGCGCTACCTTCACCGCTTCATTGTCGATAAGTGGCATTCCGCTGATCGACTGGCCAACATTGTTCGACACACAAAGACGAGGCTAAGGATCAACTTGATCCATGCCAAGGATGACCGAGATATTCCCTGGACTGAGGACAACAAACTGTTCCGAGCAGCAGCACAGGAGACAGTAGGAATTCTCGACGAAGCCGAATTCGATGCTTGGAAAGAACAGCGGACCATCAGAAAGGGAGATGACGCATTCGTAACGACCTGGATGGCAGAGCCCAACATCATCATTCGACAAGAACTCTTCCCACATGGAGGTAGGCTAGATTGGCCTTGCTTGACTGTCAAGCATAACTGACTAACTTGACTGTGTAGGTCACAACGACATTATGGGATATGCACCTGTCGCCCTCGGTATTATGAGGGCGTTTGATCTACACGGAACGACTTATACTGAAGACTAGAGTCAGAAGATGCACAGATCTATCCAATCTCTCAAGAGGGGCCTTTCGAGACCTGCTTTTTCGTTGTATACAAGAGACACTGTTCGGCCATGCTGTTAGATCTGAGTCTCGGTAGGTATGAATGAAGAGCTCCACGCGAAGGGCTTGGTGGGGATGTCACTGGAGAACGTTGCTTAAGAGCCCAGATCTAGTAGAGGTCACCAATATCCATTTTGGTCTATAAGCGCTATTCCAGCACGCAAATTCTGTGGTTGTCTGGAGAAGAGACTTGCTCTTGGTTCCACTTGCACCAATGCTCACAGACAGCCCAGTTAAACGTTGAAGCATAATTGCCTTTTTTAGCAAGAgtgtcaacaccaacaaaacTTTACATCATCTAGAAGAATTCTAGATCTCTAGAATCACGGCAAATTTTCAATTATTTTCGATCAAAATTCTTCCAAGTTCTCCTTTATCCTCAGAGCCTCGATTAAAACTCAACCCCGCATCCGGCAAGAAGACACTTGGGCATGACCCAGACCCAGACCCAGACCCAGCACATGCCACTTGACTTGGCTGAAAATTACCCCACCATGAGCTTCCTCCCCACCAACGTCAATTGTTGGCTCCGACATCACCACACACCTCGACACCGCAACCCACTTCACCATGTCCGAGGAGTCCAAACCGGTCGAGCCGGTGGTCGACGAGACCAGCGCTgagctcaagggcaaggccatCGCTGAAGCCGAAGCTGAAGCCGAATCCGGCTCCGAGTCGGAGCACGACGAACATGACGAGCATGCCGATCCCAACGCCGCCGAGGGCTCCAGCgacaagaaaaagaagaagaagaagaagtcgaagcgcaccaaggtcaaggaggccctGACCGGCCAAAAATCTGGCCCTACCGATTCCGACTTCCACAAggcccttgacggcctcaCTCCCCAGCAGATCAAGGAGTTCCTCGCCCTCAACCCGGCCCTGGCCAAGGAGGTGTCAAAGGCCTCGAGCAACGAGAACCCCTCTGCAGATGAGGCCGCCGCCATGCTGCGCAAGATGAACCTCCAGGACATCATGACTGGACTTGCCGCCGGCGGAAAGAATGCCAAGGACATGGGCTCTTACAAGTTCTGGCAGACGCAGCCTGTGCCCAAGTTTGGCGAGGACTCGACTCTGAAGGAGGGCCCCCTCCGCATCCAaaaggtcgaggaggtgGACAAGGAGCCTGCGCCTCTGATCGCCGGTTTCGAATGGGTGACGATGGATCTGactgatgacgaggagatcaaggaggtgTATGAGCTCTTGAACAAGCACTACgttgaggacgacgaggccatGTTCCGCTTCAACTACTCTCCCTCTATCCTTCGATGGTAAGTCCCTCTTCTCAGATATGTATACCTAACTGGTTGCTGACACTTGCAGGGCCATGATGCCTCCTGGCTGGAAGAAGGAGTATCACGTTGGCGTTCGCGCCACCCAGTCGCGCAAACTCGTCGCCTTCATCTCAGCCATCCCCGTCAGGCTGCGCGTTCGCGAAAACTTCATCACCTGCTCCGAGGTCAACTTCCTCGCCATTCACAAGAAGCTTCGAGGCAAGCGCCTCACTCCCGTCCTCATCAAGGAGATTACCCGCCGCAGCAACCTTAACGAGATCTGGCAGGGTCTCTACACTGCTGGTGTCGTCCTCCCCAAGCCCGTCAGCACATGCCGGTACTTCCACCGCGCCCTTAACTGGCAGAAGCTGTACGAGTGCGGCTTCAGCCCTCTTCCCCCTAACAGCAAGCCTCAGTACCAGGTTCGCAAGTATCACCTACCCGAAAGCACAAGCACCAAGGGTCTGCGCccgatggaggagaaggatctCGAAGCCGTCATGGATCTGTACAAGCGATACACATCTCGTTTCGATATGACACCCGAGTTCACTCGTGAGGAGGCCTATCACTGGTTTGTCCCTAAGATTGAGCCCAGCGGAGAGCAGGTTGTGTGGACATACGTTGTTGTGGTGAGTgatcttgatcttgttgaATAACGCACGCTGACCATTCTCTCAGGATAACGATAACAAGATTAccgacttcttctccttcttctgcatTGAATCCTCTGCTATTGGTAACACCAAGCACAGCGTTATCAAGGTTGCCTACATGTTCTACTATGGAACCGAGGTGGCCCTGCAAGAGACTTTTGACAAGGCCGCGCTTAAGAAGCGCCTCAACGAGCTCGCGCACGACGCtctcatcctcgccaagcAGTACAAGTTTGACGTCTTCAACGCCCTCACCCTCATGGACAACGCCCTCTTCCTGGAGCAGCAAAAGTTTGGTGCAGGTGATGGCCAGCTTCACTACTACCTGTTCAATTATCGTCTCAACCCCATCGGCGGTGGTGTCGATCGCAAGAACCaccttgatgaggagaacCTCAGTGGCATCGGTTTGGTGATGCCTTGAGTAGACTGTACATGATGGGTGGCCAGCTGGGTTTTGGTGGAGTTGAGCGGTTGTGAGCCTTCAAGTTACATCTAGGAAAGAAGCccaaaaagaaattaagaaatGAATTCCCCTGAAGCCATATGTTAAGAAGCAACGGCTGCTTTCATACAATTTAACAGCCCATGGCCTTTATGTGACTTGATCCTCGACAAGTCAACCTAGTGTTGGCAACCAGAAACCCATCGTTAAAGGCCTCATGTCACGTCTAGGCCTGCAATGTGCAGAACAAGGCCTCTCTGGCCTACGCAATGTCCCAGCTCTCACCTCGGCTGAAATACGAGGTCCCTGCTGTCTTTGGGTCTAGCTCAAGCACGTGGCATGTCTGGGGTTTCTAGGGGTTTCTGGGGGCGGAAACATCAGATCGCCGAAAAGCGCTATCTCACTCCACATCTTGACAACGACAAACAAGGACCCAGGCGGCATCTTGTGTATTTTTGTATCGTTTTTAGGCATATTGAGCATTCATAAACCTCGTTTGCATATCGTGTTGTTGCAGCGCTTCAGAACCAGTTTAGGTGAGGATGCTGCTGACTGGTTGCTTGTGACGGCCTGCTGATAACCTCAGAGACAGTCAAGAATCCACATGCTTGGCATCGGGTGCCTGTAGACGAGTACAGAAGCTATCCCTGGAAGTTCGGGGCGGGTATAAGCAGAGACTGTGGATGCACTAAGCCAAGGACACTGTGAAGCAAACAATCAAGACCCATGGCGTCGACTGGGTAAGTCAATAACCAACATCGCTCTTgtcttttcctctttttcttcttcttttgaTGCTCCCTCTCATACTCCCGCTGACATGCGCCGTCGCAGATATCCTGCGTTCCCCTCAACAGAGGAGACGCTCAAACACCCAGCGTATCCAGCTACCATATGGGCGCTGGAACCTCACCAGAAGGGGAAGCTCCCTGTGGCAAAGGACCGCGGTGGTCCTGTGAATATCGCGTGGGAGGTCCATGGCGACGGACCGATCAAGCTTGTGGTACGTTGCCCCCGTTGTAATTTTCCTCGGCCAGCCTACTTCTCTCTTCTACCACTCCCCTCAAATATGCGGCAATTCGGTCTCAAACTGACTGTGACCAGCTCATCATGGGTCTGGTTGGCGCCCTGACCTCGTGGCAGCGCCAGACAAAGTACTTTGGCCATGACCGTGGCGACAAGTACTCGGTCCTGCTCATCGACAACCGCGGCATTGGCGGCAGCGACAAGCCCCTCAGCCGCTACTCGACGAGCGAGATGGCCCTGGACGTCATCGAGGTCCTCGAACACATCGGCTGGACATCTGAACGTCAGCTCAACGTAGCCGGCATCTCCATGGGCGGCATGATCGCCCAAGAGATGGCCATGCGCATCCCCAAGCGCCTCCAGTCTCTCTCACTGCTCTGCACGTCTGCGGGGCTGACCCAGGGCGCAAAGGGTTTGTTTGAAACCCTGTCTGAACGCGTGGGCTTCATCATTCCCAAGTCGATGGAGCGCAACATCTCCGACACGGCTCTGCAGCTCTTCACGCCGGAGTGGCTCGCCGCCCCGGACTCCGAGACCCTTCCGGAGCCAGGCGTCACTCCCCGGTGCGGGCCTCCTCCCCCGGAGGTTGGCCCGGCGTACCGCCTCTTCGACTCCAACTTTCAGCGTTTCCAGGCGCAGGAGCTCACAAAGCGGCTGGACCCGGACACCTTCACCACGGGGGGTCTCATGTGCCAGCTCGCAGCGGCGGGCCTGCACCGCAAGTCAGACGAGCAGCTACGCCAGATTGCCGACACTGTCGGGGGGGAGCGCATCCTCGTCATGCACGGCACGCGCGACAACATGATCAAGTTACATAACGGTGAGAGGCTCATCCAGGTGATGAGGCCCGGTGTTGGGCTCATCGAGGACGGCATGGGTCATGCCCCCCCGATGGAGCGGGCGCAGTGGTTCAACAGCGTGTTGGAGGAGCGGCTGGGCATGTGGACCAAGATTGTAGACGAGTGACGATGTAAATGAGATCTATATTTGCTTGTTTTGGGAAGAAATGTTTGAGAAGGCAAGGAAGCAGGCATTTTCACATGAGAGAGGCATGAGGGTAAGGAGGTGAGAGGAAGTGAGGACAACCAGTGTTCCACGAACCGTGGCGGCGGATGTGCCTGTTTCAGGGTGAGAAGGGCGTGCTTGCATGTAAAGTCTCATTTCGGATGCATGTTGAACATGATAATCTCGAGACAGGTACATGGTTGCATGGTATCGTACAAGCTCGGTCAGCTGTTAACCCCAACTCGGTGATCTCAACAAGTAAACACGATGAGGCACTTGATGTGAAAGCATACTTTATCATCGAGGCACTTTCATATATGCTTCAATACCAGAGAGTCTCGAATCTCAAGTCCATTTGTCTATCATACATCCCATCGAAGTGCCCAGGTCTACGTTTCGACTCATCCTCGGCACGAGTGGCCCGCCAATCCCTCTATCCACGCTCATAGAATTCGCTAGATTTTTGATGTTACAGAGTTCCAGCGTGCGCCATCCATCATATACATGTCCAGACCCTTTCTTGCGATAAAATGCTTTTGAATACGACCTATCCCCTGGCTTTCTCGAAGCTCAGGCTGACCAGCGTGCCGCTATGTCTTGGGGAACCAGCCAGTCTATCGAGTAAAGAAAAGACCCTTGTCCAATGAAGCCGTTCACCTCTCGCCGGCAAGTCGTCGGCTCTGAACCTCGCTCAGAGCCTTGGTACCGCTCAGGAAGGACACGGCGCCGAGAAGAGCGACAACGGGCAGGGTCTGGAACAGGTTCCAGGCGCTGTAGTAAAGGAAGAAGGTTCCCTCAATGGCAAAGATGGATCCAAAGAAGACGGCGTGCGAGACCGGCGCAGCACCGAGGGCCTTGGTGATGTGGTTGACGTTGGCACCCAGAGCGAGCCACTACAACACATTAGCAATCGTTCCAGCTACAACATGTTTCATCTCGGTGTACATACAGCCAGGAAAAGGGTGGGAACAGCAGCCGCAATGGCCAGCACAAAGGCGAGAGAGATGACGACGGGAGGGCTCTTGGGGTCGGCGCGGAAGATGTGGTTGATCTGAGTTCGGGGGCCGTATCGCACAGGAGCGTCGTACTGGGGTGCGGGAGCGTTGGGATCAAGGCGAATCTCGATCTCGAAGACGGGGGAGATCAGAGGGTCGGAAGAACCGAAGGAGCCCAGGACCAGGTTGGCCTTGAGAGGGGTGTCGGAAAGGAGCAGCTGGATAGGGAGGTCCTTGTGCGTCTGGAGGTCATGTTAGCGACGGCGCAGCGTCGACGGGTAGGCAATCGCATACAATCTCGACGGATCCCTTTCCAGACGCCTTGATGGTGAGAGGATAGGGAGCCTCGAGGCCGGTTGCTTCGGTGAGGACGAGGAAAGCCTGGTGAGgtcgcttggccttggaagcTTCGGTTGTGGTCAACGAGACCTTGATGCTGTCGGTGTGGCCGAAAACGAGGGCGTTCTTGGTAGGCTTCTGTTCGGCGAACCTGTCGCAAAAGCATTTGTAAGCATGTGTTCATTACCAAGATGCCCATCGACCGTAATCGCATCATCATGGGATGTAGGAGAGCTTACTTCTGGGTGACGCCGTCGGCCTTCTTGGAAGAGACGGTCACGGAGCCATCGGTAAATCCCCAGGACGAGGCAGCGCTCGCGACGCCCGAGAGCAGAAGCAGCGACGATGCGATTGAGAAGCGCATGATTTCGAGGGGCGGTCGCAGGGTCGATTCGTTGGTTGGAGGGAAGTGGACAGCTTGAGATGGATCTCGAAATGGGTAGCTCCAGACGACGTTGCTCGAGAGCGTTACGTGGTGAGTAGTGGAGGTGTTTGATTGGTCAAAGCTATACGATGGGGGGCCCTCG
This region includes:
- a CDS encoding Hydrolase-4 domain-containing protein, producing the protein MSIPLHPALRTAIWAVAAPLGLYCIFLGLGMTPFFQRHFLYAHKINTLLWTDVNKPQQWGFARNQVTPFSLKTPDGESIYAWHILPLPLYLQNEASIESQNPGFSEDFTKTESFRLLKEDPESRLVLYCESICAGSLAHTGQNAGHIAQAIRPDSYHSLTDTSSYHVIAIDYRGFGHSTGVPSEAGVIQDASTLVEWAINVAGIPSSRIQLLGQSLGTAVVSGVAEKYALQGVEFAGITLVAGFSDLANLLVGYRIAGIFPVLAPFRVWPWLVRYLHRFIVDKWHSADRLANIVRHTKTRLRINLIHAKDDRDIPWTEDNKLFRAAAQETVGILDEAEFDAWKEQRTIRKGDDAFVTTWMAEPNIIIRQELFPHGGHNDIMGYAPVALGIMRAFDLHGTTYTED
- a CDS encoding Glycylpeptide N-tetradecanoyltransferase, translated to MSEESKPVEPVVDETSAELKGKAIAEAEAEAESGSESEHDEHDEHADPNAAEGSSDKKKKKKKKSKRTKVKEALTGQKSGPTDSDFHKALDGLTPQQIKEFLALNPALAKEVSKASSNENPSADEAAAMLRKMNLQDIMTGLAAGGKNAKDMGSYKFWQTQPVPKFGEDSTLKEGPLRIQKVEEVDKEPAPLIAGFEWVTMDLTDDEEIKEVYELLNKHYVEDDEAMFRFNYSPSILRWAMMPPGWKKEYHVGVRATQSRKLVAFISAIPVRLRVRENFITCSEVNFLAIHKKLRGKRLTPVLIKEITRRSNLNEIWQGLYTAGVVLPKPVSTCRYFHRALNWQKLYECGFSPLPPNSKPQYQVRKYHLPESTSTKGLRPMEEKDLEAVMDLYKRYTSRFDMTPEFTREEAYHWFVPKIEPSGEQVVWTYVVVDNDNKITDFFSFFCIESSAIGNTKHSVIKVAYMFYYGTEVALQETFDKAALKKRLNELAHDALILAKQYKFDVFNALTLMDNALFLEQQKFGAGDGQLHYYLFNYRLNPIGGGVDRKNHLDEENLSGIGLVMP
- a CDS encoding AB hydrolase-1 domain-containing protein; the encoded protein is MASTGYPAFPSTEETLKHPAYPATIWALEPHQKGKLPVAKDRGGPVNIAWEVHGDGPIKLVLIMGLVGALTSWQRQTKYFGHDRGDKYSVLLIDNRGIGGSDKPLSRYSTSEMALDVIEVLEHIGWTSERQLNVAGISMGGMIAQEMAMRIPKRLQSLSLLCTSAGLTQGAKGLFETLSERVGFIIPKSMERNISDTALQLFTPEWLAAPDSETLPEPGVTPRCGPPPPEVGPAYRLFDSNFQRFQAQELTKRLDPDTFTTGGLMCQLAAAGLHRKSDEQLRQIADTVGGERILVMHGTRDNMIKLHNGERLIQVMRPGVGLIEDGMGHAPPMERAQWFNSVLEERLGMWTKIVDE
- a CDS encoding Dolichyl-diphosphooligosaccharide--protein glycosyltransferase subunit 2, whose translation is MRFSIASSLLLLSGVASAASSWGFTDGSVTVSSKKADGVTQKFAEQKPTKNALVFGHTDSIKVSLTTTEASKAKRPHQAFLVLTEATGLEAPYPLTIKASGKGSVEITHKDLPIQLLLSDTPLKANLVLGSFGSSDPLISPVFEIEIRLDPNAPAPQYDAPVRYGPRTQINHIFRADPKSPPVVISLAFVLAIAAAVPTLFLAWLALGANVNHITKALGAAPVSHAVFFGSIFAIEGTFFLYYSAWNLFQTLPVVALLGAVSFLSGTKALSEVQSRRLAGER